In the Brassica napus cultivar Da-Ae chromosome A7, Da-Ae, whole genome shotgun sequence genome, one interval contains:
- the BNAA07G29780D gene encoding uncharacterized protein BNAA07G29780D, protein MDSSRTRTLARRSDPVNFPAKTNNSSRRSLSSSSFSSFSSCSSSSLVFQGGSPLNSPASPLRLLGVPFSWEQLPGKPKDYSHRLNHRQNNDSSVILPLPPHRSTHFPVTVKNKKSNSLSKKNSFPVTEKDPFAAALLECSKDDDEDEEDGEDHEVDRRFRGNSGGSSKALTKSSIGDRFGLVSLYGSCRRTCTVSESIVYLPRTRKAASYDHLLPRRRR, encoded by the coding sequence ATGGATTCTTCAAGAACCAGAACTTTAGCCAGACGATCTGATCCGGTCAACTTTCCGGCAAAGACAAACAATTCTTCCCGCCgttctttatcttcttcttccttctcgtCCTTCTCCTCTTGCTCCTCTAGCTCCCTCGTGTTTCAAGGCGGCTCTCCTTTAAATTCTCCGGCGAGTCCTCTTCGTCTCCTCGGTGTTCCATTCTCTTGGGAACAGCTTCCAGGGAAACCCAAAGACTACTCTCATAGACTCAACCACCGCCAAAATAACGACTCTTCAGTTATACTACCCCTCCCTCCTCACCGGAGCACACATTTTCCGGTTaccgtaaaaaataaaaaatctaacagTTTAAGTAAGAAGAACAGCTTCCCGGTGACTGAGAAAGATCCCTTCGCCGCGGCGTTGTTGGAGTGTTCCAAAGACGACGACGAAGATGAAGAGGACGGGGAAGATCATGAAGTTGATCGTAggttccgaggaaactccggcGGATCAAGCAAGGCATTAACAAAGAGCAGCATCGGCGACAGGTTCGGGTTAGTGAGTCTCTACGGTTCTTGTCGGAGAACTTGTACAGTTTCAGAGTCCATTGTTTATCTCCCAAGAACGAGAAAAGCTGCTTCGTATGATCATCTGCTTCCACGCCGTCGCCGTTAA